One Engraulis encrasicolus isolate BLACKSEA-1 chromosome 5, IST_EnEncr_1.0, whole genome shotgun sequence DNA segment encodes these proteins:
- the erfl1 gene encoding ETS domain-containing transcription factor ERF-like: MDCNCVSDLLLTPPVPALWTPGFAFPDWAYKPESSPGSRQIQLWHFILELLQKEEYQGVIAWQGDYGEFVIKDPDEVARLWGIRKCKPHMNYDKLSRALRYYYNKRILHKTKGKRFTYKFNFSKVVLVNYPLFDMASSPFLLAQNHFNGGSAAPDCSPVTPETLQSLFPRLPEASRGGSLFERSGGAPGPEGDKLRLDAFPFLGSGAPCYSKPPSLLGPYPRNPPFDYPWGFNPYLPGAFSLNNCPKLPPGSLYPSHFYPNPLQTSLSQLPHPFSSLLPPGAAAGAGAGGAAGGGGGGGGGQPPRLCLPPYPGSQALGRTELGSALGERGERGEATLPGPGGAFGLGPGGLGLGLGLGLGGVGLGGLGGRQSPLERRSSSGGGGGGGGGGGGVKQDPESDSDLEITDLSDCSSDNEADFGLTKSSGPRLDLLRPQGLDLKAAGGVASILPPLLSSLPPPASPHPLKSLVPLTPPPSSLPPALAPSLPSSLSPSITLVDRHRETETLKMAHS; this comes from the exons GCTTCGCCTTCCCAGACTGGGCCTACAAGCCGGAGTCCAGCCCCGGCTCGCGGCAGATCCAGCTGTGGCACTTCATCCTGGAGCTGCTGCAGAAGGAGGAGTACCAGGGCGTGATCGCCTGGCAGGGGGACTACGGGGAGTTTGTCATCAAGGACCCGGACGAGGTGGCCCGGCTCTGGGGCATTCGCAAGTGCAAGCCCCACATGAACTATGACAAGCTGAGCAGAGCGCTGAG ATACTACTACAACAAGCGCATCCTGCACAAAACGAAGGGCAAGCGCTTCACCTACAAGTTCAACTTCAGCAAGGTGGTGCTGGTCAACTACCCGCTGTTCGACATGGCCAGCTCGCCCTTCCTGCTGGCTCAGAACCACTTCAACGGAGGCTCCGCCGCGCCCGACTGCAGCCCGGTCACCCCAGAG ACGCTGCAGTCGCTGTTCCCTCGCCTGCCAGAGGCCAGCCGCGGCGGCTCGCTGTTCGAGCGCTCTGGAGGGGCCCCGGGGCCCGAAGGGGACAAGCTGCGCCTGGACGCCTTCCCGTTCCTCGGCTCAG GGGCTCCTTGTTACTCCAAGCCTCCGTCCCTGTTGGGCCCTTACCCCCGTAACCCCCCTTTCGACTACCCGTGGGGCTTTAACCCCTACCTCCCAGGGGCCTTCTCACTCAACAACTGCCCTAAACTGCCCCCTGgctccctctacccctcccacTTCTACCCCAACCCGCTGCAGACCAGCCTGTCCCAGCTGCCGCACCCTTTCTCCTCGCTCCTGCCCCCGG gagcagcagcaggagcaggagcaggaggagcagcaggaggaggaggaggaggaggaggaggccagccGCCGAGGCTGTGCCTCCCGCCGTACCCGGGGAGCCAGGCCTTGGGCCGGACTGAGCTGGGGAGTGCACTGggcgagagaggggagagaggggaggccacCCTGCCTGGCCCCGGTGGAGCTTTCGGACTGGGGCCTGgagggctggggttggggctggggctggggctgggagggGTCGGCCTGGGAGGGTTGGGCGGGAGGCAGAGCCCGCTGGAGAGGCGCAgcagcagcggaggaggaggtggcggcggaggaggtggaggaggggtgaaGCAGGACCCCGAGTCGGACTCCGACCTGGAGATCACGGACCTGAGCGACTGCAGCTCGGACAACGAGGCGGACTTCGGCCTGACGAAGAGCAGTGGCCCGCGCCTAGACCTCCTCCGCCCCCAGGGGCTGGACCTCAAGGCTGCAGGAGGGGTGGCCAGCATCCTGCCCCCCCTGCTGTCCTCCTTGCCCCCGCCCGCGTCTCCTCACCCCCTGAAGAGCCTGGTGCCCCtgactcctcctccctcctccctgccccCTGCCCTGGCCCCGTCCCTgccgtcctccctctctccctccatcacgcTGGTCGAccggcacagagagacagagactctcAAGATGGCCCACAGTTAA